A region from the Azospirillum thiophilum genome encodes:
- a CDS encoding ribbon-helix-helix domain-containing protein — protein sequence MCRIFVNTDPILYEARSRSVRIHGMVTSIRLENLFWTILSDIAAEQGTTTNRLIVTLHDEVVEAHGAVQNLASFLRVSCARYLSMTAGELLPDEARTKAGSMTGGASVIALWRGHSPSDGA from the coding sequence ATGTGCCGGATCTTCGTCAACACCGACCCGATCCTTTACGAGGCGCGATCCCGATCGGTGCGCATCCACGGCATGGTCACCAGTATTCGGCTGGAGAACCTGTTCTGGACTATCCTGTCGGACATCGCTGCGGAACAGGGGACCACGACCAACCGCCTCATCGTCACCCTCCATGACGAGGTCGTGGAGGCCCATGGCGCAGTGCAGAATCTGGCCTCCTTCCTGCGTGTCAGCTGCGCGCGCTATCTGAGCATGACGGCAGGCGAGCTGTTGCCCGACGAGGCGCGCACGAAGGCCGGCTCGATGACGGGCGGCGCATCCGTCATCGCCCTGTGGCGGGGCCATTCTCCGTCGGACGGGGCGTGA
- a CDS encoding dihydroneopterin aldolase: protein MPDDTQSGYRTIMNVLRPAASPTNAGMRRYDLVLHDYVGDFRIGVWDHEKTGTQRVRVNLAVTVEVPNRPFVDDLDAVVSYEYLIQGVEAFAQSPHIQLLEVLAEKLLALCLSPPQAVSARVQVEKLEIVPRATGVGVVLTGTRAVTQ from the coding sequence ATGCCGGACGATACCCAGAGCGGCTACCGCACCATCATGAACGTCCTGCGGCCGGCAGCGTCGCCCACCAACGCCGGCATGCGTCGCTACGATCTTGTGCTGCATGATTATGTCGGCGACTTCCGCATCGGCGTCTGGGATCATGAGAAGACCGGAACCCAGCGCGTCCGCGTCAATCTGGCCGTCACCGTGGAGGTGCCGAACCGGCCCTTCGTCGACGATCTCGACGCCGTCGTCTCCTACGAATACCTGATCCAGGGTGTCGAGGCCTTCGCGCAGAGCCCCCACATCCAGTTGCTGGAGGTGCTGGCTGAGAAACTGCTGGCGCTGTGCCTGTCGCCGCCGCAGGCGGTCTCCGCCCGCGTGCAGGTGGAAAAGCTGGAAATCGTCCCGCGGGCGACCGGCGTCGGCGTGGTGTTGACCGGCACGCGGGCGGTGACGCAATGA
- a CDS encoding quinoprotein dehydrogenase-associated putative ABC transporter substrate-binding protein, with translation MIRRPATRLAGVVAAALCAAAASAGSPARAAEGIPTEVLRVCADASLLPFSNDRGEGFENRIARLIADELKLPLTFTWWPQTIGFVRNTLRTRQCDLVMGTAVGEELMQNTNPYYRSTYALIYRKDSGITAKTLADPSLQGARIGVVARTPPSEAMLRHGLTNLEPYQLDTDTRAHHPAQQAVEDVAAARTDAAILWGPIAGYFAARQPVPLAVVPLRDEPGTSPFQYMISMGIRPDEPDWRHWLNGFIVRRQGDIDRILTEYHVPLAEADGTIRAAVPEPDGYRMADYRSPTPPSLGSAGTVGPADVERLAKAGAVLIDVLPTPPKPDGLSAQSRWVPPPHRSLPGAHWLPNVGYGALSAEQEAYFRTNLEALTGGDRKRPLVVFCQPDCWMSWNAAKRAMAMGYQAVNWYPAGTDGWTASGRELVTVEPEPRPEPRAAN, from the coding sequence ATGATCCGACGACCCGCGACAAGACTGGCCGGCGTGGTGGCCGCGGCGCTGTGCGCAGCGGCCGCATCCGCCGGCAGCCCCGCCCGGGCGGCGGAGGGCATCCCGACGGAGGTGCTGCGCGTCTGCGCGGACGCCAGCCTGCTTCCCTTCTCCAACGACCGCGGCGAGGGTTTCGAGAACCGGATCGCCCGGCTCATCGCCGACGAGCTGAAGCTGCCGCTGACCTTCACCTGGTGGCCGCAGACCATCGGCTTCGTCCGCAACACGCTGCGCACCCGCCAGTGCGATCTGGTGATGGGGACGGCGGTCGGCGAGGAGCTGATGCAGAACACCAACCCCTATTACCGCTCCACCTACGCCCTGATCTACCGCAAGGATTCCGGGATCACGGCGAAGACGCTGGCGGATCCGTCGTTGCAGGGTGCGCGCATCGGGGTGGTCGCGCGCACGCCGCCGTCGGAGGCGATGTTGCGCCACGGGCTGACCAACCTGGAACCCTACCAGCTGGATACCGACACGCGAGCCCATCACCCGGCGCAGCAGGCGGTCGAGGATGTCGCTGCGGCCCGGACCGACGCCGCGATCCTGTGGGGGCCCATCGCCGGCTATTTCGCCGCCCGGCAGCCGGTGCCGCTGGCGGTCGTGCCGCTGAGGGACGAGCCGGGAACCTCGCCCTTCCAATACATGATCTCCATGGGCATCCGCCCGGACGAGCCGGACTGGCGGCACTGGCTGAACGGCTTTATCGTGCGCCGCCAGGGCGACATCGACCGCATTCTGACCGAATACCATGTCCCGCTCGCCGAAGCCGACGGAACGATCCGGGCGGCTGTGCCGGAACCCGACGGCTACCGGATGGCGGATTACCGGTCTCCGACACCGCCATCCCTGGGTAGCGCCGGGACGGTGGGACCGGCCGACGTCGAGCGGCTGGCAAAGGCCGGCGCCGTCCTGATCGACGTCCTGCCGACGCCGCCGAAGCCCGACGGGCTGTCGGCGCAAAGCCGCTGGGTTCCGCCACCGCACCGCAGCCTTCCGGGTGCCCATTGGCTGCCGAATGTCGGCTACGGTGCCCTCTCGGCCGAGCAGGAGGCCTATTTCCGGACCAACCTGGAGGCGCTGACCGGCGGCGATCGCAAGCGCCCGCTGGTGGTGTTCTGCCAGCCCGATTGCTGGATGAGCTGGAACGCCGCCAAACGCGCGATGGCGATGGGCTATCAGGCGGTCAACTGGTATCCCGCCGGCACCGACGGCTGGACGGCGTCCGGCCGCGAGCTTGTCACCGTCGAACCGGAACCCCGGCCGGAACCCCGGGCGGCCAACTGA
- a CDS encoding MmoB/DmpM family protein — translation MSVTTVQQLFKPLKDITQDSTISHQCGVTMNDSVEARCIAEVMESKPGITVTYLPAMIRIDGEGKIEFRMSEIGEALGREMTPHIFEISTSTHYGRMVMIDEDTVVLFGNMDDALAYE, via the coding sequence ATGAGCGTGACCACCGTGCAGCAGCTGTTCAAGCCGCTGAAGGACATCACCCAGGACAGCACCATTTCCCACCAGTGCGGCGTGACCATGAATGACAGCGTCGAAGCGCGCTGCATCGCCGAGGTGATGGAGAGCAAGCCGGGCATCACCGTCACCTATCTGCCGGCGATGATCCGTATCGACGGCGAAGGCAAGATCGAGTTCAGGATGAGCGAGATCGGCGAGGCGCTGGGGCGCGAGATGACGCCGCACATCTTCGAGATCTCCACCTCCACCCATTATGGCCGCATGGTGATGATCGACGAGGACACTGTCGTCCTCTTCGGCAACATGGACGACGCGCTCGCCTACGAATGA
- a CDS encoding DUF6513 domain-containing protein, protein MVRHILFLTGSLAEDRLRQVLDSLHPLPFEARIVNLGVKVAALATTEIVLRRLDSARGADLVLLPGRFRGDLGILATHFGTRFERGPDELEDLPQFFQRQARPLDLSRHDTRIFAEIVDAPSRDTGAILAKATELRAEGADIIDLGCLPDTPFPHLEEAVAALHGAGFAVSVDSLNADELRRANRAGADYLLSLTEETLHLADEGDAVPVLIPTTPQDLASLARAIDRMTRRGRRFLVDPILEPIHHGFTDSLLRYRTVRERWPDAEILMGIGNVTELTDADTPGVTAVLMGVVSELRIANVLAVQVSPHCRRAIREFDAARRQFFAARAARSMPRGFGSGLLCLRDRRPFVRSAEQIAETATQIRDPNYRIEVSAEGIHLYNRDGHHLASDPFDLFPRLDPGTDAGHAFYLGVELARAQIAWQLGKRYAQDSALRWGVATDSPINDQAGDQAGFQAEGPTRRCP, encoded by the coding sequence ATGGTCCGGCACATTCTCTTCCTGACCGGCTCCCTGGCGGAGGATCGGCTGCGTCAGGTCCTGGATTCGCTCCATCCCCTGCCCTTCGAGGCGAGAATCGTCAATCTCGGTGTCAAGGTCGCCGCCCTCGCCACCACGGAGATCGTGCTGCGAAGGTTGGACTCCGCGCGCGGCGCCGATCTGGTTCTGTTGCCGGGCCGTTTCCGCGGCGATCTCGGCATCCTCGCCACCCATTTCGGCACGAGGTTCGAGCGCGGCCCCGACGAGCTCGAGGATCTGCCGCAATTCTTCCAGCGGCAGGCCCGCCCGCTCGACCTCAGCCGCCACGACACCCGCATCTTCGCCGAGATCGTCGACGCGCCATCGCGCGATACCGGCGCCATCCTCGCCAAGGCCACCGAACTGCGGGCCGAAGGAGCCGACATCATCGATCTCGGCTGCCTGCCCGATACCCCCTTCCCCCATCTGGAGGAAGCGGTCGCCGCCCTGCATGGCGCCGGCTTCGCCGTCAGTGTCGATTCCCTGAATGCGGACGAGTTGCGCCGGGCCAACAGGGCCGGTGCCGACTATCTGCTCAGCCTGACCGAGGAGACGCTCCACCTCGCCGACGAGGGCGATGCCGTGCCGGTGCTGATCCCGACCACTCCGCAAGATCTGGCCAGCCTCGCACGCGCCATCGACCGCATGACCCGCCGTGGCCGCCGTTTCCTGGTCGATCCGATCCTGGAGCCGATCCATCACGGCTTCACCGACTCCCTGCTGCGCTACCGGACGGTGCGGGAGCGCTGGCCGGACGCCGAGATCCTGATGGGGATCGGCAACGTGACCGAGTTGACCGACGCCGATACGCCGGGCGTCACCGCGGTATTGATGGGCGTGGTCTCGGAGCTGCGCATCGCCAACGTCCTGGCGGTGCAGGTCAGCCCGCATTGCCGACGCGCCATCCGCGAATTCGACGCGGCGCGGCGCCAGTTCTTCGCAGCCCGCGCTGCGCGAAGCATGCCGCGCGGCTTCGGCAGCGGGCTGTTGTGCCTGCGCGACCGCCGGCCCTTCGTCCGCAGCGCCGAACAGATCGCCGAAACCGCCACGCAGATCCGCGACCCGAATTACCGCATCGAGGTCAGCGCGGAGGGGATCCATCTCTACAACCGCGACGGCCACCACCTTGCCAGCGATCCGTTCGACCTGTTCCCCCGGCTCGATCCGGGAACCGATGCCGGCCACGCCTTCTATCTGGGGGTAGAGTTGGCACGGGCGCAGATCGCGTGGCAGCTCGGCAAGCGATATGCGCAGGACAGCGCGTTGCGCTGGGGTGTCGCGACCGATAGCCCGATCAACGATCAGGCCGGTGATCAGGCCGGTTTCCAAGCCGAGGGCCCGACCAGACGATGCCCCTGA
- a CDS encoding DUF3280 domain-containing protein has product MIMIGLAASFAYATAAAARTLVLDIELEDTSGEPPAPDHAARLKQVSAELRRHLDDRGYEVIDGDATARLVPPGTEIRSCNGCEDGIARAAGADLVVFGVVHKVSSLILWIALVVEDVGTGRVVTTARGDIRGDNAAAWSRGVAWLVEHRLADHAPVKR; this is encoded by the coding sequence ATGATAATGATCGGCTTGGCGGCATCGTTCGCCTACGCAACCGCCGCCGCCGCGCGGACCCTGGTGTTGGACATCGAGCTGGAGGACACCAGCGGCGAGCCACCCGCACCGGACCATGCGGCACGGTTGAAGCAGGTCAGCGCGGAGCTCCGTCGCCATCTGGACGACAGGGGCTATGAGGTGATCGACGGCGACGCGACGGCGCGGCTGGTCCCGCCGGGGACGGAGATCCGCTCCTGCAACGGCTGCGAGGATGGGATTGCGCGTGCCGCCGGCGCCGACCTCGTGGTCTTCGGCGTCGTCCACAAGGTCAGCAGCCTGATCCTGTGGATCGCCCTGGTGGTCGAGGATGTCGGCACCGGCCGGGTGGTGACGACGGCGCGCGGCGACATCCGCGGTGACAATGCCGCCGCGTGGTCGCGCGGCGTCGCCTGGCTGGTGGAGCATCGGCTGGCGGACCATGCGCCGGTGAAGCGATGA
- a CDS encoding sigma-54-dependent Fis family transcriptional regulator has translation MLTNEEVGIGRRAVASSGPALHALVEGETATMKAWEDFLSGSRRENLPVRDVVIRSWARCQSFLVDARAGAAPVVGRDQIEALRRDNRDLLQAAATTLAEAADLLAGTRTVMLITDAGGVVLEAAGDRATLNAARDISLGCGGHWSESCAGTNGIGTALASKQPVMVQAAEHYCAGIKGWSCAGAPIHDPVDGSVVGLLDISGLKQGFSGQALALAVVAARQVEWNLARQTEAEHVRLLEACLEDSQKYAGEGLIALDARGRLLYASRKAAHLLKASLGSELPQLSRGTRLPIAGAGVGAGDAAGDGTTGRLPVPADWVRPLMLDGERRGTLLVIPGMASAKPSPGRRPAADESDQARSRFADIVGGSDSLRAVIGQGERLAPLPVPILIEGETGVGKELFARAIHGHSMVSGGPFVPFNCGAVSREMLGSELFGYVRGAFTGASAEGRAGRFELADGGTLCLDEIGELPLDLQPYLLRVLEEGVLYRIGDGTPRRVSVRLLAMTNRNLRQEVAAGRFRRDLYHRLAVTALRVPPLRERQGDVPRLIAHFNGQLAARHGRGPVRFTAEAFERLHRYDWPGNVRELRNLVERAVLLSTGGIVGIDDLPEELRDACGNAAADGWPLRSPPMPLGMSAAMSPGMQSPVVSPMSLTVTEQRTIEDVIAATGGNLSDAATVLGISRSTLYRKMSQHGIRRTTAGKTRDDRTGMGVVVGQA, from the coding sequence GTGTTGACCAACGAAGAGGTCGGCATCGGCCGTCGGGCCGTTGCCTCGTCCGGTCCGGCCCTCCATGCGCTGGTGGAGGGCGAAACGGCGACGATGAAGGCGTGGGAGGATTTCCTGTCCGGATCCAGACGCGAGAACCTGCCGGTTCGCGACGTGGTGATCCGGTCCTGGGCACGGTGCCAAAGTTTCCTGGTCGATGCGCGGGCAGGGGCGGCCCCGGTTGTAGGCAGGGACCAGATCGAGGCCCTGCGCCGCGACAACCGCGATCTGCTCCAGGCGGCGGCCACGACGCTGGCGGAGGCGGCCGATCTGCTGGCCGGAACCCGGACGGTGATGCTGATCACCGATGCCGGCGGGGTGGTGCTGGAGGCCGCCGGCGACCGGGCGACGCTGAACGCGGCGCGCGATATCAGCCTGGGCTGCGGCGGCCACTGGAGCGAGAGCTGTGCCGGCACCAACGGCATCGGCACGGCGCTTGCCTCCAAACAGCCGGTGATGGTCCAGGCGGCGGAGCATTACTGCGCCGGGATCAAGGGATGGAGCTGCGCCGGCGCACCGATCCACGATCCGGTCGACGGATCGGTTGTTGGGCTGCTCGACATCTCCGGGCTGAAGCAAGGCTTCAGCGGGCAGGCGTTGGCGCTGGCGGTGGTCGCCGCCCGGCAGGTCGAATGGAACCTCGCCCGCCAGACCGAGGCGGAGCATGTGCGCCTCCTGGAAGCCTGCCTGGAGGACAGCCAGAAATATGCGGGCGAGGGGCTGATCGCGTTGGATGCCCGCGGCCGCCTCCTCTATGCCAGCCGCAAGGCCGCACACCTGCTGAAGGCCAGCCTCGGGTCGGAGCTGCCGCAGTTGAGCCGGGGGACCAGGCTGCCCATTGCCGGAGCGGGGGTGGGGGCCGGGGATGCGGCGGGCGATGGGACGACCGGCCGGCTGCCGGTTCCGGCCGACTGGGTAAGGCCGCTGATGCTCGACGGCGAACGGCGGGGCACGTTGCTGGTCATTCCCGGCATGGCATCCGCCAAACCGTCGCCCGGTCGCAGGCCGGCTGCCGATGAATCCGACCAGGCGCGCTCGCGCTTTGCCGACATCGTCGGCGGCAGCGACAGCCTGCGCGCGGTGATCGGACAGGGGGAGCGGCTAGCTCCTCTGCCGGTTCCCATCCTGATCGAGGGTGAGACCGGGGTGGGAAAGGAACTGTTCGCGCGCGCCATACACGGTCACAGCATGGTGTCCGGCGGTCCATTCGTGCCGTTCAACTGCGGTGCGGTCTCCCGCGAGATGCTGGGCAGCGAGCTGTTCGGCTATGTGCGCGGCGCCTTCACCGGCGCTTCGGCCGAAGGACGGGCGGGCCGCTTCGAGCTGGCGGACGGCGGAACCCTGTGCCTCGACGAGATCGGCGAACTGCCGCTGGATCTTCAGCCCTACCTGCTGCGGGTTCTGGAGGAGGGCGTGCTGTACCGCATCGGCGACGGCACGCCGCGGCGGGTCTCGGTCCGGCTGCTCGCCATGACCAACCGGAATTTGCGGCAGGAGGTGGCCGCCGGCCGGTTCCGGCGGGATCTGTACCACCGTCTTGCCGTGACCGCCCTGCGGGTGCCGCCGCTGCGGGAGCGTCAGGGCGACGTTCCGCGCCTGATCGCCCATTTCAATGGTCAACTCGCCGCCCGCCATGGGCGCGGACCCGTCCGCTTCACGGCCGAGGCGTTCGAGCGGCTGCATCGGTATGATTGGCCTGGCAATGTGCGGGAACTGAGGAATCTGGTCGAGCGCGCGGTTCTGCTCTCCACCGGCGGCATCGTCGGCATCGACGATCTTCCCGAGGAGTTGCGCGACGCCTGCGGCAACGCGGCTGCCGACGGCTGGCCGTTGCGGAGTCCGCCGATGCCGCTTGGAATGTCGGCCGCCATGTCTCCCGGCATGCAGTCGCCGGTCGTGTCCCCCATGTCCTTGACGGTGACCGAACAGCGCACCATCGAGGACGTGATCGCTGCGACCGGCGGCAATCTCTCGGACGCCGCGACGGTGCTCGGTATTTCCCGAAGCACGCTTTACCGGAAAATGAGCCAGCACGGCATCAGGCGCACGACGGCCGGCAAGACGCGGGACGATAGGACGGGGATGGGCGTCGTCGTCGGCCAAGCCTGA
- a CDS encoding (5-formylfuran-3-yl)methyl phosphate synthase: protein MTGWLASVANDAEIARILPAAPDILDLKDPAAGALGAWPVEHIATTLRALAFLPGRPQLSATIGDHPMKPDIVLPAARRVAETGVDFVKIGFTPEGAPDRCIDALAPLAARGTRLIAVLLADQWPTDPGCLPIDRIAAAGFAGAMLDTAGKRHGLRHHWPDGQLAAFVTCTRSLGLLTGLAGSLRVADIPALLALSPDYLGFRGALCGGERTADIDPQAVCRVAARMAGRPIPDPPIAALTPRPTENGPATGR from the coding sequence ATGACAGGTTGGCTTGCCAGCGTCGCGAACGACGCCGAAATCGCCCGGATCCTGCCTGCGGCACCCGACATCCTGGATCTGAAGGATCCTGCCGCCGGGGCATTGGGGGCTTGGCCGGTCGAGCACATTGCCACGACGCTTCGCGCACTGGCGTTCCTGCCCGGACGCCCGCAGCTCAGCGCCACCATCGGCGACCATCCGATGAAGCCCGATATCGTTCTGCCGGCAGCGCGGCGCGTCGCTGAGACCGGGGTTGATTTCGTGAAGATCGGCTTCACGCCGGAGGGTGCCCCGGATCGCTGCATCGATGCGCTGGCGCCATTGGCGGCGAGAGGAACCCGGCTGATCGCCGTGCTCTTAGCCGACCAGTGGCCGACCGACCCTGGCTGCCTGCCGATCGACAGGATCGCGGCCGCCGGCTTTGCCGGAGCGATGCTCGACACGGCGGGAAAACGCCATGGCCTTCGCCACCATTGGCCGGATGGGCAGCTCGCGGCGTTCGTGACCTGCACGCGCTCGCTCGGTTTGCTGACGGGGCTGGCGGGTTCGCTGCGGGTCGCGGATATCCCGGCCCTGCTGGCGCTGTCGCCCGACTATCTCGGCTTCCGCGGCGCGCTGTGCGGGGGAGAGCGGACCGCGGACATCGATCCGCAGGCCGTATGCCGCGTCGCCGCCCGAATGGCGGGACGCCCGATCCCGGACCCGCCGATTGCAGCCCTCACGCCCCGTCCGACGGAGAATGGCCCCGCCACAGGGCGATGA
- a CDS encoding molecular chaperone GroEL, with translation MAKMMLHHAEARAALARGVGKLALAVRGTLGPKGTNAIIDRPIGTPMISRDGVSIAAEIELPCRFENMGAQVVREVSKQTNDVAGDGTTTATVLADALIQDGVAVLADGHGSVELIGGMDRACGFVVDRLRGMARPLEGHARLEQVATVAATDPALGHLVADALRRVGTDGVIDIEYGQPGAPTALHVLEGMVLDRGFLSHHMATEPTGQTAVLERPYILLTDHKIADPDPVLRLIDRIAAARRPLLIVADSVAPEVVAVLMALRRDGRATVVAINPPEFGHWRQATMEDIAILTGGRVVARDLGGRLDSVTAEDLGSADRVEVSAARTSILRGHGRADALAARRALVRTQWEEAPPNIERDKLSQRLAKLTQGTALIEVGGATPVEQKRVAQLLEDSLAAARAALAEGVVPGGGTALARIAPLLDRLAEDVGEGERAGVLLLQRAMLQPLCCIAENGGVDGRGVAARVAELPDGAGFDARTGRFGDLFAAGIIDPVKVTALALQNAVSVAKLILTTHTLIADIPDDTDPTAGPARGGGMERYGRT, from the coding sequence ATGGCGAAGATGATGCTGCACCATGCCGAGGCGCGGGCCGCGCTGGCGCGCGGGGTCGGGAAACTGGCGCTGGCGGTGCGCGGCACCTTGGGGCCGAAAGGCACCAACGCGATCATCGACCGTCCCATCGGCACGCCGATGATCTCGCGCGACGGGGTCAGCATCGCCGCGGAGATCGAGCTGCCCTGCCGCTTCGAGAACATGGGCGCGCAGGTGGTGCGCGAGGTGTCTAAGCAGACCAACGACGTGGCCGGCGACGGCACCACCACCGCCACCGTGCTGGCCGACGCGCTGATCCAGGATGGCGTCGCCGTGCTTGCCGACGGCCATGGCTCGGTCGAGTTGATCGGCGGGATGGACCGTGCCTGCGGCTTCGTCGTCGACCGGCTCCGCGGCATGGCCCGGCCGCTGGAGGGCCATGCCCGGCTGGAACAGGTGGCGACCGTCGCCGCGACCGATCCGGCGCTGGGGCACCTCGTGGCCGACGCGCTACGCCGGGTCGGGACGGATGGGGTGATCGACATCGAGTACGGCCAGCCGGGCGCGCCGACGGCACTGCATGTGCTGGAGGGCATGGTGCTCGACCGCGGCTTCCTGTCCCATCATATGGCGACCGAGCCGACCGGCCAGACGGCGGTGCTGGAGCGGCCGTACATCCTGCTGACCGACCACAAGATCGCCGATCCGGACCCGGTCCTGCGCCTGATCGACCGCATTGCCGCCGCCCGGCGCCCGCTGCTGATCGTCGCCGACAGCGTCGCGCCGGAGGTGGTGGCGGTGCTGATGGCGCTGCGCCGCGACGGCCGCGCCACCGTGGTGGCGATCAACCCGCCGGAATTCGGGCACTGGCGTCAGGCGACGATGGAGGACATCGCGATCCTGACCGGCGGGCGCGTGGTCGCCCGCGATCTCGGCGGACGCCTCGACAGCGTGACGGCGGAGGATCTGGGGAGCGCCGACCGGGTCGAGGTGTCTGCCGCCCGCACCTCCATCCTGCGCGGCCATGGCCGGGCCGATGCGCTGGCGGCCCGCCGTGCCCTGGTCCGGACCCAGTGGGAGGAGGCGCCGCCCAACATCGAGCGGGACAAGCTGTCCCAGCGGCTGGCGAAGCTGACGCAGGGCACCGCCTTGATCGAGGTCGGCGGTGCAACGCCGGTTGAACAGAAGCGGGTCGCGCAGCTTCTGGAGGATTCGCTCGCCGCCGCCCGCGCCGCCCTGGCGGAAGGGGTGGTGCCCGGCGGCGGCACCGCGCTGGCCCGTATCGCTCCGCTGCTCGACCGGCTGGCCGAGGATGTCGGGGAGGGGGAACGCGCCGGGGTGCTGCTGCTGCAGCGGGCGATGCTGCAACCACTGTGCTGCATCGCCGAGAACGGCGGTGTCGATGGGCGCGGCGTCGCCGCCCGTGTCGCTGAATTGCCCGACGGCGCGGGATTCGATGCCCGGACCGGCCGCTTCGGCGACCTGTTCGCCGCCGGGATCATCGACCCGGTGAAGGTCACCGCGCTGGCCTTGCAGAACGCGGTGTCGGTCGCCAAGCTGATCCTGACCACCCATACCCTGATCGCCGACATCCCCGACGATACCGATCCCACCGCCGGCCCGGCCCGCGGCGGCGGAATGGAGCGGTATGGGCGGACCTGA
- a CDS encoding DUF447 domain-containing protein, which yields MPLIRETIITTTDADGRPHVAPMGVTIEPDRDGERMVLAPFRPSRTLDNLLARRCAVVNHTDDVRVFAGCISGRRRDWPTVPAERVDAPRLAGCLAHEEVAVTEVLDDPLRPRFLCRTVHTAAHADFHGFNRAQAAVIEAAILASRLHMLPANKIVQEIDYLSIAIGKTAGPQELEAWGWLMDHIAAHRAGENP from the coding sequence ATGCCCCTGATACGCGAAACCATCATCACGACGACCGACGCCGATGGGCGGCCCCATGTGGCGCCGATGGGGGTGACGATCGAGCCGGACCGGGACGGTGAACGGATGGTGCTTGCCCCGTTCCGGCCATCGCGGACGCTGGACAACCTGCTCGCCCGGCGCTGCGCCGTCGTCAACCACACCGACGACGTGCGGGTCTTCGCCGGCTGCATCAGCGGACGCCGCCGCGACTGGCCGACCGTCCCGGCCGAACGGGTCGATGCGCCGCGGCTGGCCGGCTGTCTGGCCCATGAGGAGGTTGCGGTCACGGAGGTTCTGGACGACCCGCTGCGCCCGCGATTCCTCTGCCGGACCGTCCATACCGCGGCACATGCTGACTTCCACGGCTTCAACCGGGCACAGGCGGCGGTGATCGAGGCGGCCATCCTGGCCAGCCGCCTGCACATGCTGCCCGCCAACAAGATCGTGCAGGAGATCGACTATCTGTCCATCGCCATCGGCAAGACCGCCGGCCCGCAAGAGTTGGAAGCTTGGGGCTGGCTGATGGACCACATCGCCGCACATCGCGCCGGGGAGAACCCATGA